In one Elephas maximus indicus isolate mEleMax1 chromosome 9, mEleMax1 primary haplotype, whole genome shotgun sequence genomic region, the following are encoded:
- the LOC126082556 gene encoding alpha-1-acid glycoprotein 1-like isoform X2: protein MVLPWALAVLSLLPLLDAQDLECANTKPVPITNATLERLSGKWFYIASVFRHPKYYQSAKEIQAAFFYLTPNIMENVILLREYITMDDQCIYNSSYLGVQRENGTLSKYEGGIQHFAYLLFTKDPKTYMFSFCPEDEPNRGLVFYALPGLPSGTSSVLTQPPAPHCS, encoded by the exons ATGGTGCTGCCCTGGGCTCTTGCTGTCCTGAGTCTCCTCCCTCTGCTGGATGCCCAAGACCTAGAGTGTGCCAACACGAAGCCAGTGCCTATCACTAATGCCACCCTGGAGCGG CTCTCTGGCAAATGGTTCTACATCGCCTCAGTCTTTCGCCATCCCAAGTACTATCAGTCAGCCAAAGAGATCCAGGCGGCCTTCTTTTACTTAACCCCCAACATAATGGAGAACGTGATACTACTCAGAGAGTACATCACAAT GGATGACCAGTGCATCTATAACTCCAGCTACTTGGGGGTCCAGCGGGAGAATGGAACCCTCTCCAAATATG AAGGGGGCATACAACATTTTGCCTACCTGCTGTTCACCAAGGACCCCAAAACCTACATGTTTTCCTTCTGCCCGGAAGATGAGCCGAACCGGGGACTGGTCTTCTATG CCCTGCCTGGACTTCCATCTGGGACCTCCAGTGTCCTCACCCAGCCCCCTGCTCCCCACTGCAGCTGA